TAAATTCTTTCTCTAAAGATTCTTTATTTTTAAATAGAGATCTATCTTTCTTAAAATTTAATTCACGTGTTCTTAATCTTGCAGAAAGTTCAAGTTATCCTCTTTTAGAACGTCTGAAATATGTTTGTATAGTCAGTCTAAATTTGGATGAGTTTTTTGAAATAAGGATAGCTTCATTAAAGGAACAGCAACGATTACACCCAGATTTGGATAGTACTTATGGAGTAACACTATTTGAAGAGTTTTTTAAAATACAGCAGGAAATTCACTTTATAGTCGATAAACAATACGATATTCTTCAAAATTATATTGTACCTGAATTATTGTCAAATGATGTTTCTATACCGTATATTTTTGATTGGAATGAAAATCAAAAAAATTGGGCGAAAGAAGTTTTTATTAACGAAGTAATGCCATTATTAACTCCAATAGGTTTAGATCCTGCTCATCCTTTTCCTATGGTTTATAATAAAAGTCTTAATTTTATAGTTTCATTATCAGGAATAGATGCATTTGGTAGGCAAGCTTCTATAGCTATAGTGCAAATGCCGAAAGCATTACCAAGATTAATAAAAATGCCTATAACTATATCTAATCATAAATATAGTTATGTTATGTTGACATCTTTATTGAAGGCATTTATAGGAGAGTTATTTCCGGGGTTGGTAATCAATGGTTGTTACCAATGGCGTGTTACAAGAAATAGTAATTTATTTGTCGATGAAGAAGAAGTGACTAATTTAAGATTGGCCTTACAAGGGGAGTTATCTCAAAGACATTTTGGGGCGGCAGTAAGACTTGAGATAGATGAGTCAACTCCTGATTTATTAAAGTCTTTCTTGCAAAAAGAATTTTCTTTATCTTCATACGACCTGTATACAGTAAAAGGTCCTGTTAACATTTCTAGACTTATTCAAATTTGTAGCATTAAAGAACTGCAGCATTTAGCATTTAAAACATATATCCCATCTATACCAACTCCATTTCGCTTAGCAAAAGACAAGCCTAATGTATTATTTAATTTTTTGAAAAAACAAGATGTTTTGCTTCATCATCCATATCAATCTTTCCAGCCAGTTATTGATTTTTTAACAGCAGCCTCGTTAGACCCTGAAGTCGTTGCTATTAAACAAACTATCTATCGTACAGGTGAAGATTCAGAGTTGATGAAAATTTTATTATTAGCTGCTCGTATGGGTAAAGAAGTAACAGTTGTGGTGGAATTAATGGCTAGATTTGATGAGCAAACAAATATTAATTGGGCAGCTAAATTAGAAGAAGTCGGAGCTCATGTGGTTTATGGTGTTGTTTCTTATAAAACACATGCTAAAATGGCTTTGATTTTACGTAGAGAAAAAGGTCTATTGAATAGGTATGCTCACTTAAGCACAGGTAATTATCATCCTCACACTTCGAATTCATATACAGACTTTGGTGTTATTACATCTGATCCTAGATTATGCGAAGATGTTGATAAGGTTTTTTTTCAACTAACAGGACTCGGATCACGTTTGCCCATGAATTATCTTTTATGTTCTCCTTTTACGCTACATGATGGAATTATTGCGATGATAAGAAAGGAATCTGAAATAGCAAATAAAGGTAGACCAGCAAAAATAATGGCTAAAATGAATTCCTTATTGGAACCAGAGATAATAAAAGAGCTTTATAAAGCTAGTGATGCTGGTGTTCAAATAGATTTGATTGTTAGAGGGGTTTGTGCCTTAAGGGCTGGTATTCCAGGCTTGTCTGAGAATATAAGAGTTCGTTCTATCTTAGGAAGATTTTTAGAGCATTCAAGAGTTTTTTATTTTTATTCAGATGGGGAAGAAAAATTATTTTTATCATCTGCTGATTGGATGGAAAGGAATTTTTTCAGAAGAGTAGAAGTTGCTTTTCCAATTGTGAATGTTAGCATAAAGAAAAGGATTATCGAAGAAGCTTTTTCTTATGGATTAAAAGAGAGTGAGTTTGCTTGGGAGCAATATGATGGTGAGTATTTTAAAGTCTTAAATAATCAAAATGAATTAAGCTTTAGTTCTCAAAATTATCTTATGGATGTTTTTAGGTCATGATGCCATTTTTTTATAAAATATTTGACATTTTTATTAAATATTGTAATAATTGGTCACTAGTTAGAATATATTTTCGGGGCGTAGCGCAGCCTGGTAGCGCATCTGCTTTGGGAGCAGAGGGTCGTGAGTTCGAATCCCACCGCCCCGACCATGTTTTTTAATTTATGAAATCCTTAAATTTTTGGCCTTTTCTGTCTTTTTCTGAAACAATAGGATGATCTTTGATTGGCCAGTTAATTTTTAGCGTCTCATCATTCCATACAATACATCTTTCCAGATTTGGTTGATAGAATTGAGTTGTTTTGTATAATACTATAGCTTTTTTAGATAAAACTAAAAACCCATGAGCAAATCCTTCTGGTATCCATAGTTGTTCTCTATTTGATGATTTCAATATAATGCTTTCCCATTTTCCAAATGTTGAAGACCCATATCTCAAATCTACGACAACATCAAAAATTTTGCCATATAGTACTTGAATAAGTTTAGCTTGTGGTTTTATTGTTTGAAAGTGTAATCCTCGTAAGACATTATGTTTTGATATTGAGCAATTATCTTGAACAAAAGGATAGTCTTTCATTACAAGTTTTTGAAACTTTAAGGAATTAAAACTTTCAAAAAAAGATCCTCTTGTATCTCTGAAAATTTTTGGTTTTATAATTAATAAATTTTGTATGGTTAATGGTTTAGTAATCATATTTTTTCACTGGATGAAACTATTTCCTCAATAGTTTCATCCAGACAAGTATTAAATACAGGTAAGTTGCTGGATAATTTATTAATTTTTTTATTTCCTAATAAACAAGAGTATTTTGGTCTAATGGCTCCATTATAAAATTCGCTTTTTATTGATATTATTTTATTACATTTTATGTTAAATGATTTTTTTCTTATTTTTTTTAAGAAAAGAGAGGCTAAATCATACCTAGTAATAATATTATTAATGCTTAC
The sequence above is drawn from the Candidatus Kinetoplastibacterium crithidii (ex Angomonas deanei ATCC 30255) genome and encodes:
- the ppk1 gene encoding polyphosphate kinase 1, encoding MLNSFSKDSLFLNRDLSFLKFNSRVLNLAESSSYPLLERLKYVCIVSLNLDEFFEIRIASLKEQQRLHPDLDSTYGVTLFEEFFKIQQEIHFIVDKQYDILQNYIVPELLSNDVSIPYIFDWNENQKNWAKEVFINEVMPLLTPIGLDPAHPFPMVYNKSLNFIVSLSGIDAFGRQASIAIVQMPKALPRLIKMPITISNHKYSYVMLTSLLKAFIGELFPGLVINGCYQWRVTRNSNLFVDEEEVTNLRLALQGELSQRHFGAAVRLEIDESTPDLLKSFLQKEFSLSSYDLYTVKGPVNISRLIQICSIKELQHLAFKTYIPSIPTPFRLAKDKPNVLFNFLKKQDVLLHHPYQSFQPVIDFLTAASLDPEVVAIKQTIYRTGEDSELMKILLLAARMGKEVTVVVELMARFDEQTNINWAAKLEEVGAHVVYGVVSYKTHAKMALILRREKGLLNRYAHLSTGNYHPHTSNSYTDFGVITSDPRLCEDVDKVFFQLTGLGSRLPMNYLLCSPFTLHDGIIAMIRKESEIANKGRPAKIMAKMNSLLEPEIIKELYKASDAGVQIDLIVRGVCALRAGIPGLSENIRVRSILGRFLEHSRVFYFYSDGEEKLFLSSADWMERNFFRRVEVAFPIVNVSIKKRIIEEAFSYGLKESEFAWEQYDGEYFKVLNNQNELSFSSQNYLMDVFRS
- the rfbC gene encoding dTDP-4-dehydrorhamnose 3,5-epimerase, producing the protein MITKPLTIQNLLIIKPKIFRDTRGSFFESFNSLKFQKLVMKDYPFVQDNCSISKHNVLRGLHFQTIKPQAKLIQVLYGKIFDVVVDLRYGSSTFGKWESIILKSSNREQLWIPEGFAHGFLVLSKKAIVLYKTTQFYQPNLERCIVWNDETLKINWPIKDHPIVSEKDRKGQKFKDFIN